The DNA region GGCATCGGTGTCGTCCGTGGGCGCCTCGGGATCGACCGGGGCTTCGGGTGTGACCGGCTCGGCGGGATCGACCGAGGCGGTGGGTTCCGGAACCGGATCCTGCGGCTGCGGTGTGTCCACCGCAGGATCCGGCGGTGCGGGGGGATCGGTCGGCGGTGCGGCCGGATCGGTGGTCGGCGCCACGTCGGGGGCCGACGCGTCGGGCTCAGCGGCGGCGTCGCTGGGCGGCGCGGCGGTCGCCGTGGCCCCAGCCGCCGGCGGAAGGGGTGCGGCACCGGCGGTGGCGGTTCCCGAGAACATCAGCCCCACGACCAGCAGCGCGGTGAGTCCCGCGGACGATCCCCGCCGGGCTGCCTCCAAGCGCCCGGCGGGAAACCTGCCCGGCCGTGTCATGACGTCACTTCACTTGCGCGTGCGCAGCTCATATCCACACCTTCGTCACGTACGGTCCACGTCCGGACACCGCCCGAACCGTGCGTTCGTCCGCAGGTGTGGTCCCTCCCCGGACCCTGCAGCGTGCGCTGTGCACAAGCTATTTCGCGGTGCGGGCAGCGAGAAGGGCCCTAGGTCCCGTGAGTCGGGGTCACCGTCGCGCTCTCTCGCGCTCCGTCTGCACCACCGTGGAGACGCACGAAACCCCCCGGATTGCTCCGGGGGGTTTCGTGACGTGCGACGAAGGTTACTTCAGGATCTTCGTGACCGTGCCGGCGCCGACGGTGCGGCCACCCTCACGGATCGCGTAGCCGAGGCCCTCTTCCATGGCGATGGGCTGGATCAGCTCGACCGTCATGTCGGTGGTGTCGCCGGGCATGACCATCTCGGTGCCCTCGGGCAGCGTGATGACGCCGGTGACGTCGGTGGTGCGGAAGTAGAACTGCGGGCGGTAGTTCGTGAAGAACGGGTTGTGACGGCCGCCCTCCTCCTTGGACAGGATGTACGCCGTGCCCTCGAAGTTGGTGTGCGGGGTGACCGAACCGGGCTTGACGACGACCTGGCCGCGCTCGACATCGTCGCGCTTGGTGCCACGAAGAAGCAGACCACAGTTCTCGCCGGCCCACGCCTCGTCGAGCTGCTTGTGGAACATCTCGATACCGGTGACGATCGTCTTCTGCGTCGGGCGCAGACCCACGATCTCGACCTCGGAGTTGATCGCGAGCGTGCCGCGCTCGGCGCGACCCGTCACAACCGTGCCACGGCCGGTGATGGTGAAGACGTCCTCGATGGGCATCAGGAACGGCTTGTCCTTGTCACGCACCGGGTCGGGGATGGAGGCGTCGACGGCTTCCATGAGCTCGACGATCTTCTCGGTCCACTCGGGGTCACCCTCGAGGGCCTTCAGACCCGAAACGCGGACCACGGGGGCGTTGTCGCCGTCGAAGTCCTGGCTCGAGAGCAGCTCGCGGACCTCGAGCTCGACGAGCTCAAGGATCTCTTCGTCATCGACCATGTCGGACTTGTTCAGAGCGACGAGCAGGTACGGCACGCCGACCTGCTTGGCCAGCAGCACGTGCTCGCGGGTCTGCGCCATCGGGCCGTCGGTCGCCGCGACCACGAGGATCGCGCCGTCCATCTGAGCGGCACCGGTGATCATGTTCTTGATGTAGTCAGCGTGACCCGGGGCGTCGACGTGCGCGTAGTGGCGCTTCGGCGTCTCGTACTCGACGTGCGAGATGTTGATCGTGATGCCGCGCTGACGCTCCTCGGGAGCAGAGTCAATGGACGCGAAGTCACGCTGCACGTTGGTGGCCGACGGGTACTTGTCGGCGAGCACCTTCGAGATCGCTGCGGTGAGCGTGGTCTTGCCGTGGTCGACGTGACCGATCGTTCCGATGTTCACGTGCGGCTTGGTCCGCTCGAACTTGGCCTTAGCCACTAGGTCCTCCTCAGGACGGTCATGTAGAGGGTCCGGGCGCTGGTTTGCGACCGGTGCTCTACGGGGATTGCTTCCTACATTAGTAGAGACGTAGGGGGTGAAACTGTGTATCTCGCTACAGCGGCGACGCCGCGAATCGAGACACGTTGATCGATATGCAGTTGTGGTGCGGATGCCGGGAACGTGCGTCCCCGGCATCCTGAGGGCTATTCGCCCTTGTTCTTCTGGACGATCTCTTCGGCGACGGCCTTGGGGACCTCGGCGTAGCTGTCGAACTCCATCGAGTAGACCGCGCGACCCGAGGTCTTCGAGCGCAGGTCACCGATGTAGCCGAACATCTCGGACAGCGGCACCAGAGCGCGGACGACCTTGACGCCCTGAGCGTCCTCCATCGACTGGATCTGACCGCGACGCGAGTTCAGGTCGCCGATGACGTCGCCCATGTACTCCTCGGGGGTTCGCACCTCGACACCCATGATGGGCTCGAGGATCACGGGGTGCGCCTTGCGGGCAGCCTCCTTGAAGCCCATCGATCCGGCGATCTTGAACGCCATCTCGGACGAGTCGACGTCGTGCGCCGCGCCGTCGAGCAGGATCGCCTTGACACCGACCATCGGGTAGCCCGCGAGGACTCCGACGTTCATGGCGTCCTGGAAGCCCTGGTTGATCGAGGGGATGTACTCGCGCGGGATGCGCCCACCGGTGACCTTGTTGTCGAACTCGTAGGTCTCCTCGGCAGCCAGATCGAGCGGCTCGAGCGCGAACTGGATCTTCGCGAACTGGCCGGATCCACCGGTCTGCTTCTTGTGGGTGTAGTCGTGACGCTCGACGGCCTTCTTGATCGTCTCGCGGTATGCGACCTGGGGCTTGCCGACGTTCGCCTCGACGCGGAATTCGCGCTTCATGCGGTCGACCAGGATGTCCAGGTGCAGCTCGCCCATGCCCTTGATGACGGTCTGACCGGTGTCGGAGTTCTGCTCGACGCGGAACGTCGGGTCCTCCTCCGCGAGCTTCTGGATCGCGAGACCCAGCTTCTCCTGGTCGGCCTTGGTCTTGGGCTCGATCGCGACCTCGATGACCGGCTCGG from Microbacterium sp. zg-B185 includes:
- the tuf gene encoding elongation factor Tu, with the translated sequence MAKAKFERTKPHVNIGTIGHVDHGKTTLTAAISKVLADKYPSATNVQRDFASIDSAPEERQRGITINISHVEYETPKRHYAHVDAPGHADYIKNMITGAAQMDGAILVVAATDGPMAQTREHVLLAKQVGVPYLLVALNKSDMVDDEEILELVELEVRELLSSQDFDGDNAPVVRVSGLKALEGDPEWTEKIVELMEAVDASIPDPVRDKDKPFLMPIEDVFTITGRGTVVTGRAERGTLAINSEVEIVGLRPTQKTIVTGIEMFHKQLDEAWAGENCGLLLRGTKRDDVERGQVVVKPGSVTPHTNFEGTAYILSKEEGGRHNPFFTNYRPQFYFRTTDVTGVITLPEGTEMVMPGDTTDMTVELIQPIAMEEGLGYAIREGGRTVGAGTVTKILK